Genomic window (Rhineura floridana isolate rRhiFlo1 chromosome 13, rRhiFlo1.hap2, whole genome shotgun sequence):
CCCTGGCTCTGCCCCAGGTCCTCCTTAAGTGTGCTTGGCCTGGTTGGTTGGCATGTGTCCCTGCactctgaaaatgcctcttgcttgcctggacagaggaCGGAGGGGTGTGTATGTAGAAACCTGACTCTTACACGGCTGAAAGGTAGCCTGCTAAAAGGCTAAAATGTTAAAAGTCACAactgttgccccacccactttttgcaGCCTCTCCCCCAAgaatgaaaaatgttccccacaccagtgtaaatatttaaataaaataaggttTTGTACATTTTTTAATGTTGCAAATTCTTGTGTGATCCATGTTTGTGATCTTTTTCTAATAAATGCCCCATGATGACCTTTCGGCAATGGTGGAAGGTCCCCAAACCACAGAGATTCTAGTAGTTGCCTGATGCAGACAGGACCTCCCACACTAGCCAACTCAGTATCTCACCTTTCTGACATCAATTGATCAAAATCAACACCCTCCCTCTGTTGATACTCCTTCAAGAGTTGTTGGGCATGACCCGTATCTTCATAGTCAATGTAGTCCTCCTCTTCCACAACACTGATGTAGTAGGGTTGGAACACAGGGACACAGCTGGGCATGACTTGTTCTTCCCCAGCTGGATGATGGAAGTGCAAAGGATGGGAGACACCTGGGACATCTCCTAGGCTAAGATCCTGGAACTGGGCAACACAGTGTGGTTCTCTGGGCAAACAGTTTGATGCTGCAGGTAAGTCAAGGCTGTGGTCTGTGGTGCATTCAGAAACAGCCATTTTATCATCTTCTCCCCAGTCATTTGCTTCTTCACACCAGTCTTTGGTTGCAAGCAGACTTTCTTGCTTCTGTGAATACAAGGACACAGTCTtatgcatattttaaataaaggtcCCGCAAAACTGTAGGCACATCCTAAGTTTTTCAGGTAGCGTAATCccgtaaaaaatttaaaaaagtatttctaGTTAGTCTGTTGTAACTTAAAGACTTAACATTTTCATGGATGCTGGTTGTTAGCTATAGTCTTCTAAagcttatgctgtaataaatATTAGTTTTTAAGGTACtacaagactctgttgtttttgccAGAAATGTATAAGCAAGCATTAAAACGGCCACTTATGAATTTAGGCATGTGTTTTAAGCTTTTTATAACACAATGCAAAGCATGCCTGCTcataagtaagtcctactgaggaCAGCATTATTATTtcgtacatttatatcctacatttcttccatcatgaaactCAGAGAGACATTCATGTGACTCCCAGTTGGTCTCCCGTTCTACTAtagaccagatccagacctgcttagcttcagcaaagcagCTGCATCCTGCACTTTAAGACCATGCCCTCAGGCCAACAGTCCTATCGGACTTATTCCCACCTGTATGTGTAAAACTGTACCTAAGGTTGCAACCCATGAAgtgtttaggttgcaatcctatgtacagttACCTAGGAGCAAGTCCTAGTGAATGCCGTGAGACTAACTTCTGTGTACACATCGATAGGATTGTTTCATTTCAAACATTTATTTGAAAATTTAGTCTCGCTGCCCTATGAAGAACAATGCATTAAAGATATatttacagcaggagtggggaacctttttggacTAAGGGCCTCATTACTTTAGTGGAGAGCTGCTGGGGGCTGTATTCCAATAGTGGATGGTGTCAGACCCCATAATGAGTAGGCCAGACAACACACAAGCAGGCACTGCCCCCTTCTCAGCTGATCTGTAGAGATCAGCTGAAGTGCAGGGTGGGGGAGGGTGGTGTTTTCATCTTCACGGCAGCACATTGAGCAGGGAGGTTTAAACCTCCTCTCTTGCACATGTCACAATCCGGTGGGTGGGGAGTCATCCACTGCTGTGCAGAGCAGCAGGCACCGCTGTGCAGGCCTTGTGTTTGTAAAAGGGAAGCAATATTAAAAGTCACAGGTACAATGCCAAAGGTCACTGCTGCCCCTTGGCTACATGCTATTGCCATAAGAAAATGCATCCGGTGACACACAAATACCTGCTTCAATTTGCAGTCTTGCATTCCTTTTCTTTGGACTTGCAAATATTGGGATCGCAACACCTTCCAGCTTTAGATGTGCAGTAAGACAAGCAGGAAGAAAGAAATGAAAGTAATGTTTGTGAGTCAAATGATGACATTTCATAGCATTTCTTCTAGCACAGCGTAGGGAGTTCAGAAGCTAAGCTACAAATCAGGAGGTCCCTGATTGGACCCTCTTCTCTGTCATGAACTCATGCGGTGgctttaggaatataggaagctacctCACACCGTCAGCCTATAGGTTAGTATTGCCgacacggactggcagtggctctccagggttgcagaaaGGAACTTTTCACTTTCTTTCCTGGAGGTGAATTAGAGgtttataaattttgttaaataaataactaaatgtaTGTTCGTTCTTCCAATGGGCAAATCACTCTGTCTCAGACTCAGTCCCTGTGTCCTCCAAATTTGCAGTATCGGATGGGAATGACTTACTTTACAAGGTTGTATTGCTGAGAGAACTTTTTATGTGctataaagtatttatttttacttacttTTGTAACTCTAACACCCAAGATCCACCTCCAGCCCAAGGTATTTGTGCTGTCCTGAATCACAGAGCAAAGACAGATTGCCACGCACCTTTTGGAGTTCCCTCGGcaacattccattgcacaagcaaacACATTAATGATGCGGTGGAATGGTGAGCCTTCAAGGGGACAATAGATTTGCACAATGTGTACCAAGCCATTCCTGCAAACCCCACAGGCAGGATGAATCAGTGTGACTGAGGGGGCACAATCCTAGGCAAAAGGAAAAGAAGCAGATCTTTTTGTTTTCAATGTAGGGCATTTCTGCAAAACATTTCTGTCATCCCAACCCAAACTGAAGttttgtttttgtctatttttggCTTAACCcttgtggtttgtttttaaacaaacaaaccattgtCCAGGTTCGGACAACATGACAAGCTGTATTATGGCTTGTTTGAGCCATGCAGGCACCATACATGTGACGGTTGGGAGAATCTGCATGGTGACTGTGTAGGAGGGAGGAGGCACATTCCCCATTAAACCTTGATTTGACAAACTGTGGCCTATTGTGACATGCAAACCAAGCCATAAGATGGCAGCGGCCACTGATTTAGATCATTTTCAAAGagggattagacaacttcataaGGGATGCGAGATCTACCAATCGTGAACCTCAAGTTTTAGAGGCATTGTAGCCTAATAGCAGTTggtagttcccttctattcagcactggttaggcctcatcttgaaaactgcgtccagttctggtctccgcacttcaagaaggatgcagacaaactggaacaggttcagagggcaacaaggatgatcaggggactggaaacaaagccctatgaggagagacggaaagaactgggcatgtttagcctggagaagactgagaggagatatgatagcactctagaagtacatgaaaggtcacatagaggagggccgggatttcttctcagtcgtcccagagtgcaggacacggaataatgggctcaagctgcaggaagcgagatttcaactggacatcaggaaaaacttcctgttagagccatatgacaatggaaccaattacgtagaaaggtagtgggctctccgacagtggaggccttcaagaggcagcttaacaaccatctgtcaggaatgctttgatttggattcctgcactaagcagggggttggacttgatggccttataggccccttccaactctactattctatggtaaGGCATAACAGCAAGAGAAGGGCCACTGCCTATGTGTACTGCATACGGGCTTCATTTGTCTCTGAATTCTATGGGGAGCAGGATGCTAAATTCAAGAtgaccctttggcctgacccagttaGGGCTCTTTGTATCCCATCACTCTTTTCAATTAAATGTCACACATAACAGGAAACTGCTTCATACTGAGTCCATCCAAGAACACAGGGCGCTACTTTTGAGTCAGTCCATTAGTCCATCACATTTGGAGTTGTCTACGATGGGCAAAGCCGATCCAGAGATGCTAGAGACTGAAGGTGGCATAGAGCACAACCCTGGCCTGACTTTAGGATTGTGGTTTAAAACTCAATCAACGTCACAGCTGGCTGTATGTAAAAAGAACCAACATCAGACACTTACTGGGTTTGAAACATATGCTGCATAcatacaccacacatttaaaggcaTCCCCCAACCCCAAACACACACGCAAATCTATGATTTGTTGAGTGTGCTGAGAATTGTGGATCTGCGAGGGGCAAACCACAATTCAAAGGGCACACACTCTCTCTGTCCTAAGAGAAATCTGCTTTAAATATTCGGCGTGTACGCGTTCCTGTTTCCACTCCGCAGTCAATTCAGCAGTCATTCCGCTTCCACCTAGAGCCCTGCAACGCGGGTTCCTCAACTCGGTGGGCCTTCCTTCCTAATACACAAACATAAACTTGGGCTGAGTGAAGGCGGAGGGGCGACTAACGCGTGGTAAGTGGCCCGGGGGTGTGCACCCGTAAGAAACCGGGATTAGGCAGGGGGAAGCGGAAGAGGCCGGTCTGTTTTTCCCAGGTGCTGACTAGGAAACCGTCCAAAGGCGCCTCCGCCGCCTCCTCACCGGGGACCCGCCCAGTTTGCTCGCCGCTCCGTGGAGCTGAAAGAGACCACCTTGGCAGGAGCCCGACGGAACTGCCGCATCGCGTAGGCCCAGCAGCACCGGAGGCGACGAAGCCTCTGCCGTCGCCATCAGTA
Coding sequences:
- the PDCD2L gene encoding programmed cell death protein 2-like isoform X5, which encodes MRQFRRAPAKDCAPSVTLIHPACGVCRNGLVHIVQIYCPLEGSPFHRIINVFACAMECCRGNSKSWKVLRSQYLQVQRKGMQDCKLKQKQESLLATKDWCEEANDWGEDDKMAVSECTTDHSLDLPAASNCLPREPHCVAQFQDLSLGDVPGVSHPLHFHHPAGEEQVMPSCVPVFQPYYISVVEEEDYIDYEDTGHAQQLLKEYQQREGVDFDQLMSESCTSDGCDEKYEKSDVEKRDQVFLKFMKRISLCREQILRYSWGGQPLFITCPSTDIRTTVPPCNNCKSKRIFEFQLMPTLVSMLKTRDEAEILGSSVNILNYFKYIETDIQGFKNSILRDCMCCCPGSHPRPNDRGVFL
- the PDCD2L gene encoding programmed cell death protein 2-like isoform X4 — translated: MPLNVWCMYAAYVSNPDCAPSVTLIHPACGVCRNGLVHIVQIYCPLEGSPFHRIINVFACAMECCRGNSKSWKVLRSQYLQVQRKGMQDCKLKQKQESLLATKDWCEEANDWGEDDKMAVSECTTDHSLDLPAASNCLPREPHCVAQFQDLSLGDVPGVSHPLHFHHPAGEEQVMPSCVPVFQPYYISVVEEEDYIDYEDTGHAQQLLKEYQQREGVDFDQLMSESCTSDGCDEKYEKSDVEKRDQVFLKFMKRISLCREQILRYSWGGQPLFITCPSTDIRTTVPPCNNCKSKRIFEFQLMPTLVSMLKTRDEAEILGSSVNILNYFKYIETDIQGFKNSILRDCMCCCPGSHPRPNDRGVFL
- the PDCD2L gene encoding programmed cell death protein 2-like isoform X8; translated protein: MQPNPILSYGSRLRSWKVLRSQYLQVQRKGMQDCKLKQKQESLLATKDWCEEANDWGEDDKMAVSECTTDHSLDLPAASNCLPREPHCVAQFQDLSLGDVPGVSHPLHFHHPAGEEQVMPSCVPVFQPYYISVVEEEDYIDYEDTGHAQQLLKEYQQREGVDFDQLMSESCTSDGCDEKYEKSDVEKRDQVFLKFMKRISLCREQILRYSWGGQPLFITCPSTDIRTTVPPCNNCKSKRIFEFQLMPTLVSMLKTRDEAEILGSSVNILNYFKYIETDIQGFKNSILRDCMCCCPGSHPRPNDRGVFL
- the PDCD2L gene encoding programmed cell death protein 2-like isoform X6 — its product is MDSDCAPSVTLIHPACGVCRNGLVHIVQIYCPLEGSPFHRIINVFACAMECCRGNSKSWKVLRSQYLQVQRKGMQDCKLKQKQESLLATKDWCEEANDWGEDDKMAVSECTTDHSLDLPAASNCLPREPHCVAQFQDLSLGDVPGVSHPLHFHHPAGEEQVMPSCVPVFQPYYISVVEEEDYIDYEDTGHAQQLLKEYQQREGVDFDQLMSESCTSDGCDEKYEKSDVEKRDQVFLKFMKRISLCREQILRYSWGGQPLFITCPSTDIRTTVPPCNNCKSKRIFEFQLMPTLVSMLKTRDEAEILGSSVNILNYFKYIETDIQGFKNSILRDCMCCCPGSHPRPNDRGVFL
- the PDCD2L gene encoding programmed cell death protein 2-like isoform X3 → MATAEASSPPVLLGLRDAAVPSGSCQGGLFQLHGAASKLGGSPDCAPSVTLIHPACGVCRNGLVHIVQIYCPLEGSPFHRIINVFACAMECCRGNSKSWKVLRSQYLQVQRKGMQDCKLKQKQESLLATKDWCEEANDWGEDDKMAVSECTTDHSLDLPAASNCLPREPHCVAQFQDLSLGDVPGVSHPLHFHHPAGEEQVMPSCVPVFQPYYISVVEEEDYIDYEDTGHAQQLLKEYQQREGVDFDQLMSESCTSDGCDEKYEKSDVEKRDQVFLKFMKRISLCREQILRYSWGGQPLFITCPSTDIRTTVPPCNNCKSKRIFEFQLMPTLVSMLKTRDEGGVNPFLYAPLPTDQKDTSWCVSRICNSIRIYM
- the PDCD2L gene encoding programmed cell death protein 2-like isoform X2 translates to MATAEASSPPVLLGLRDAAVPSGSCQGGLFQLHGAASKLGGSPDCAPSVTLIHPACGVCRNGLVHIVQIYCPLEGSPFHRIINVFACAMECCRGNSKSWKVLRSQYLQVQRKGMQDCKLKQKQESLLATKDWCEEANDWGEDDKMAVSECTTDHSLDLPAASNCLPREPHCVAQFQDLSLGDVPGVSHPLHFHHPAGEEQVMPSCVPVFQPYYISVVEEEDYIDYEDTGHAQQLLKEYQQREGVDFDQLMSESCTSDGCDEKYEKSDVEKRDQVFLKFMKRISLCREQILRYSWGGQPLFITCPSTDIRTTVPPCNNCKSKRIFEFQLMPTLVSMLKTRDEGVSVEFATALGYTCEKSCWPADQKTALEEFIFVQEDPDQQLFK
- the PDCD2L gene encoding programmed cell death protein 2-like isoform X1; this translates as MATAEASSPPVLLGLRDAAVPSGSCQGGLFQLHGAASKLGGSPDCAPSVTLIHPACGVCRNGLVHIVQIYCPLEGSPFHRIINVFACAMECCRGNSKSWKVLRSQYLQVQRKGMQDCKLKQKQESLLATKDWCEEANDWGEDDKMAVSECTTDHSLDLPAASNCLPREPHCVAQFQDLSLGDVPGVSHPLHFHHPAGEEQVMPSCVPVFQPYYISVVEEEDYIDYEDTGHAQQLLKEYQQREGVDFDQLMSESCTSDGCDEKYEKSDVEKRDQVFLKFMKRISLCREQILRYSWGGQPLFITCPSTDIRTTVPPCNNCKSKRIFEFQLMPTLVSMLKTRDEAEILGSSVNILNYFKYIETDIQGFKNSILRDCMCCCPGSHPRPNDRGVFL
- the PDCD2L gene encoding programmed cell death protein 2-like isoform X7, whose translation is MRQFRRAPAKVVSFSSTERRANWAGPRWKVLRSQYLQVQRKGMQDCKLKQKQESLLATKDWCEEANDWGEDDKMAVSECTTDHSLDLPAASNCLPREPHCVAQFQDLSLGDVPGVSHPLHFHHPAGEEQVMPSCVPVFQPYYISVVEEEDYIDYEDTGHAQQLLKEYQQREGVDFDQLMSESCTSDGCDEKYEKSDVEKRDQVFLKFMKRISLCREQILRYSWGGQPLFITCPSTDIRTTVPPCNNCKSKRIFEFQLMPTLVSMLKTRDEAEILGSSVNILNYFKYIETDIQGFKNSILRDCMCCCPGSHPRPNDRGVFL